The genomic window AAATTCACTTTTGGTGTGATAGCTATAACTGCATTTTGACAGTTGTTAGAAATGGTCAAAATTCTGAGTAACTACTAAATTACACACTGGAGTTTTGCCAATATTAGTGCTAGGTAAAACATATCTCTACAAGTCTCTTAAAAATAGAtatgtcttctttctctcatttcttctaatAGAGTACTTATGAAATATAGAAATGAGGTCAATGCACATACATTATGCTAGGGCATACAAATAAAGTCAAAAGATGCCTTTATGCTCACTACTCTTTAAAGAATTGCACCATTATTGCAAGAACAGACAGCCCACTTTACCTGAGATAAAAAAGCAATTTACTTACCACTATTACTATTGCTCTGCAActtcaatttacttttttctttggcACTCCTGCTGAGAACCCCATTGGGTTTTAAATCTTCTTCtatttcagcttttctcttctgcaaatcattttgcttctttttgtaaGTTGGCTTAGGTTGCCTTTTAGTCCTTTGCTCTGACTTGCTTTCACTTTCATCCGAGTCTCCACTTTCAGAGCCAGATTCATAAGTTCTTTTGGCTTTTCTCCGATTGATTTTATcatcttttatgtatttatcaacTATGATCTTACTATCTACACTGTTTTGTATATCATTAGATGTAGAGGCTATTAAATTGACAGAACATGGCTTAATAATTTCTGATACAGAATTCCCTGAATTTTCcgttttattagtatttttatctTCCTCTGAATGTCTAGTAAGCCAGGCCTTTTTCAGTTTAGTATGGTAGTTTGGTTGACTTGTCTGGGACACTTGCCCATTTCCTACAGAGTTAGCTTTGTTTATTGTACTACAGACTACAGTGCTATCCAAGAGAAGGGAGGCTGAAGATGTCTGATTTTTCAAAGCATTAGGCTCAGTCTCACTGACATTACTACTTTTATACTGAGCTGCAGCCAATGCTGCCTTGTGcttttttaaatggataaaatcAGTTGTGCCTGAGAACCCAGAGCTGGGCTGAACAGCACTTCCTGTCTTACTACTGGATGGTGTAACTGGAGCTGTGGTGCTGACCTTGCATTCTTGTGTTTGAGACACTGAATGACTGACACTTTTTGAAGAGGTACATTCTAAAGATTTAGAGGCCAAAACAGTATTTGATAAAGAGTAAATTATTTCTGAACCACCCCAGCTGGAAACACTGGTGGTAGTGGCAGCAGATGTGCATACATCCGTTTCAGTATTACACATTATATTTACAGCAGACATGACTGAACTGGGAATACTGCCCTGTGAGACAGCCTGAaagtttttttcagattttatatgAGCACTGTCTGAATTCACACTTGGCAGAATGATTCTTCCAGCCTCTCCAGCTTCTGCTGGTTTCAGGCAATCTGTTTGATTTGCCCCAGTTGAAGATCGTTCACTAACTCGATCTTTGGAAGCTAACTGCATTGCTGGCATGCCATCAACTTTTGTACTAGAAGGTGGACGTACAATGACAGATGCCATAGCAGCCTGTGACTTTCCGCTGCTTTTCTCCACATGCCATTCAGCTTTCTCTTTGCTGAGGTTATTATTAGATTTCCACATTTCTGTCAAACTCTTTTCAGAACTCTTAAAATTTCCCTGAGAGTCTTTTGGCTCAGGAATTAGAGTTGGAGGCTTTTGTGATTCTTGAACTTTCCCACCAGCATTTACAGGCATCACTGGAGTTAAAGTTGGAGGGGAAAGGCTACTATagctgctttcctttctttccaggcTGTGATGGATTGGTGGGTGAAATACTGGTGCTCTATGTAAAGCAGGCATGCTCCGGAGTGTATTTGTAGAAGAAACTGACAAATGGGTAGGACTTCTATTACAATCATTTCTGAAGGTTGTTACTGAGTGAGAAGCAATTTGATGGGAAAGATGTTCTGGTATCTTGCCTACTAAACCTTCACTTTCTGGTTGGTGTTTAATTAAAGGTGGAGGCTttgaaagagacgatataaatgAAGTCAGAGTTTGAGGATTAGCTGCTGCAGCAAGGGTATTACTCTGCTTTTCAGTGTAAATATTTGAAACCTCTTTGGATGGGTAGGACCTTGGTGGTTCATTGACCACACTATTAGACAGTGTTGTGAAATAGTTACTTTGGGGTAAACTCTGAGGCACTGAGTGCTTCATTTTATAAAGATCTGATACTGAGCAttccacatctttgtcttgtttgaTGACATGGCTTTTAGGGCTAGAAGATGATGCTGCTACTCTGGAAtaattctctctctcaccctcaaGGCCCTTGATTTTAGTTGTAAAGGGAGCAACATCAATACTTTCTTGAAGAATTCGACGGTGTTCCTCCTTATATTTGTTTACTCTCTCTCCAGTCTCCTGGGATGGTCGCTGCAATTGATTCAATACAGGATCCACAAAATGCCTATGCAAATGACTATCTTTTCCAGTCTGTGACCTATTTAGATCCAGGTCGTTTTTCACTGATGTGGACGCAACAGAACGTAACGGTTCAATAAAGGCTTTCCTCTCCAATTctctagaaaagaaaatacacaaaggtTTCTGTAAACACTTTTTCTTGTATGATACAAACATAGTTTCTATGCAACATCAtcttattataaaagtaaaacatgaCTTTCCTTTCAGGTACTCTAACATTATCGAGTAAATTAGGAAGTATATCAAACAGAAAGAATAGTACTTATTTGAAGccattttaagagatttttaaaaacatttattaacttaAAATTACCTGTTTAAGAAAGTGAattaagaaaaactataaaagacAAGGTATTTGTAAGTTTTAAGCATTGGTCAACTCACTCTTTATGATGATCTACTAAAGTTTTTGTCAATGGTGGACTGGAATGCGCTGTAATTTTAAGAGGCCGATGAGGCTCTGCACTGGAGGGTCTGACAGGAATGTGACTAAGTAATCCAATACCATCTGCTGAGGTCACAGGGGTTGGTTGATGTAACCAAGGACTGGgagaattctatttaaaaaaaaaaaaatcaaacttcagTTACTAGAAGAAGCTGAACATAGTATCATAGCAGGGCTTTAACAGCAGTATATTTATGCAGCATGCGACATTTTCTAAATCCATTTTATGAGAAATATTCAGACAAATAAGTAACCGACATTATTATATGGATTTTTTCATATGATATGGAAAATTAATTCACATTAGAATAGTAATTTCcagaaatttatctattttactgATGCAGATCTTTAAGTTTTTGCCTTTAACTAATAAATGATGTAAAGAGAACCAAGCTTATAATTTCCTAAGATTCAAACACCAAAAGAATATATGTTGCTAACAGAAAAAACAGAATGTTATACCTAAAATACACTTCACcagaattagaaattaaaatcaagTTCATTTGCCAATTTTTGTCTTCAAAAACAATGAATTTTTCCAGTGTAACAATTTACTTAGAATTGacagaaaattacattttcaagGCCCAATTGTCCTCCATTTCACTGTAAGCTATAAACACTGTTAGATCATTAAACTTGGAGGTATAACAAAACTAATTTTTTATATATCAATATTCTGCCTTTCTCATACTGAATATTTGGTGACATTGATCTTTATGTTGAGACTTACAACTATCTAATTACGTGCTTAAGGATAGTTTCTATACTATGACTCACTGACATTCCTCCAAAATATGTCTTGTTGAGTTATGCTTTGTTGAGTCAGATATTGGGAAAATAGAATTCTTTGGTTTTaacaaaaggaataaattttACATCTCAAAATGATAACGCAAAAGCATTACAGTATCACACCAAAGATATGCTGCTGTAAATTACttagattaaaaatatacattataaacAGTAAACCTCAAATAgggaaaaaatacacatatacaggCACATAAGGATCAttcaaatatatgtttaaaaggCCTCAGTTCTACAAGATCCAGAAATCTCAAGTTGCAATCAATTATGGTGGTGATAAAAGTTTTTGACTATAAATTATCACTAAAAATTATTTCctggggctggcactgtggccgagtggttgggttcatgtgctctgcttcggtggcccagggtttcgctggtttggatcccgggaggagacctagcactgctcgtcaagccatgctgaggtggtgtcccacatgccacaactagaaggacccacaactaaaaatatacaactatgtactgggggaactttggggagaagaaggaaaattaaaatctttaaaaacagacaacaaaattatttcctgtttcttcactTTAATTCACAATACCGGGGTTAAGAGATCTTCCTATTTGCTCAAAATGTTACTAAAATTTActcctttataattttatataacaaAGCAAAATTGATATGCTTGTTTTGAGTTTAACAAGTTTATGACCAGTTACTAAAACATTTTATGCCCTTATAAACATGGAGGCTAGATGACACATACTGAGAGAGGCTCCTACCCAAGCCATTTCTAGCAATTACTTTTAGATCTGTTTTCCAGGGTTTGGAAGTTATGgaagaaaattcaaaactatTTGCCAGCTCTTGGCTCCCATATGTTCTCCTAGCCTGCCTCTGTCCATTATCAACTGCAGCCACATTCACTACACATGAAAGTGACAGGTCAGAGTAAAAATGTGGCTGAGCTGGGCAGTTGGGTCATCAGGCCTGCTTTCAATTCTGGCAAAGAGGATATTGCAGTGAGTAGTGACTCTTTTGACTTCAACTCTGTAATGTACACATTCTAGTAAGATTCCACTTACTGTAAGTTCAATGGCACCATCAAGAATGGGAATGAGAAGCTTATGATTAATGCAAGCACAATTCTTCTAGAACTGAGATCCTGCCAACATCAAATGTGGGGACGCTGGAGAAGAATAAATTGTGGAGCTCACCGGTAACTTCATTAAAGAAGGCCAAAGCTCACATGAAAGTAGAGCCAAAAGGAGCTGACGTTTGTAATAGGAATAAACCACAAGAAATATCCTTCAAAACATGTTATAACTCCATCTTACACCACTAACCACTTGATGCCCCTTACAACCAAGGTCAATAATGACAATGTGGGAATCAAGGAAGGACTCACCACACAGTCTATGTCATCATTGCTACCCAGAATATCGTAACAATTCCTCTGACAAACTTTTGGCATCCTTGCATCTACTGCCTTGCATCTAGTGCCACAACCAAGGCTCTATGTAAGCAGTATTATGCTTCAAGTAAATGAGAAGCTCACTAGTACTGTCTTCCAAATTGCCACCTCCAAAATATCTAGTGTGGCTCTCACTCAACTTGAGAAAGGTATCAAAAAtattcatgttctttgcagcattattcacaacagccaatgAGTGGAAGTAACCCAAAAGTCTACCGACAAATGAATGTATacagaaaatgtggcatatacatagaatggaatattatggagcttaaaataggagaaaatcctgtttcatgctacaacatggatgaacttcaagGACATTATGCTGcataaaataagccagagaaggataaatactgtatgattctactcaaATGAAGTATCTAAAGCAGTCAGaaccatagaaataaagtagaaaagtGGCTGCCAAGGACTAGGGGGAAAAGGCAGGGGGATGAATGTTTAACAcatatagaatttcagttttgcaagatgaaaaagttctagagaatctattgcacaacaatgtgaatacacttaagattactgaactgtacacttaaaatgcttaggatggtaaatttaatgttgtgttttttaccacaatataaataagtaaatagtgTTAAGAAAGATTCTGTGGGATACTTGAAGAGCATCCTGGGCAACACCAAGGACTAAGTTGTCTCCTGGAATTTAACAGTGACACCCACTCCTCCGTTTTTGACACTGGTGCTAGTAATGCCCTCAACAACCATTTCCTAGTATGAAAATGAATTTGGCTATGGAAAACACATAGCCCATGAAGGAAAAAGAGCCCTATACCACCACTTTCAGCAATACTGCTTTAGGTAGAGAATCTCAGCCCCAACCTTACTCCCAAATATCTAGACTCTCCAACCTTGGTACCCTTAAGAAAACAAGGGGCTTAGAGAGTCATAGCTTGTAACATACAACCAATATAATGTATCTAGCTGGGGGATACaacaatttgtcttttaaaaataatttgatagtGCATATCAAAACtttacaattttatatatattttaatccagaaatttcacttctaggaatttagcTGAGCAAAATTACTACGGATGTGTACCATAATTAGTTATGAAGATATTCATTCTTCATAACAGGCATATTAAAAACAATCTAAATTTTACTTCCTTAAATTGGCTTTTTTATAAATAGGCTTTTCTGAGATTTCAGCTTCCAAAGCTCCAAAAGTTACTAAGCATCAAAAATTTCATTATAATTGGAAAACCAACTGTTTGAAAAATTCGAATACATTTTATGTTGGGAAATCTAAACAATTAACAAGATAATGAAAAAGCACTTATATATATGTTGATTAATAAATAGATACTGATATGCAAACACAGCATAACTTACCCTCCTTAATGAAGATTCAGCATTAACTGCATTTTCTGGGTGAACCCACTTAGAAGAAGGTAGACCAAGTCCTGAGTACGCATGTGTTCCATTTGGATATTGCCAAATAATTGGATAAAGTCCAAGCTGATTATATGAAGCAGAAGGATGGGCTTGTCCAAGAAGATGAGGTGACTGGTGCTGTAACAACTGTTGCTGTTGCTGGTGTGCTAGTGCTAAGTGGCTCAAGCTGTTGGCATGAGCAGTCTCTAGTCGTGGGTGGCCACCAAGTAAGGAGGCAGTAGGCACTCCAGGTAACACAGTAGGAAGTAAATGAGGGTGATGAACAGAATGGTGTGGACCACTAGTCAGAGGGTGAGTGTTAATGGTAGGTAATGGAGTTTGACTGGATGATCCGGCCAGTAAGTGGGGTGCAGGACTTAAGGCAGGGTGATGGGTACCTGGATTTAAACAGGTTCTATGGGatgaagaatgaagaggaaaaggatgctGGTTTAAGAAAGGTGAAATGTGATTACCTCCTGTTTCTGACCCAATAAGCGCAGGATCTCTGTAAACTGTGAAATGCTCATTTTTATCAATGATAAGAGGGCTCTTTGTAGTTTCCAAGGTAGTGCCTCGAATAGGAACTGGATGAAAACTGCATCTTGATAACTCATGTTCTATCTTACTTGCCAGTCTTCTTTCAACAGCAGCTTGGCTGTTCACATAAGTGGCTTTAGTCTTTACAGAATCAGGAGAATGGGTAATTTTAGGTTTAATAGCTTCAGGTGATGGATTAGATTTTGTCTTGTGAGCATCTACTGAAGTATTAAGTTTAGATTTTATAGTCTCTGGGGGCGGACTTCGCTTATGCAGCTTATCTTCCATGACAGAAACTGTGTTTAGAGAAGACATGTAAGAGacatattgatttttctctttttccatattCAGGTGATCATTTCCTGAACAAGCATTCCTAACATTTGATTGGGTTAAATCTACTTTAACTACATCACTGACCCAGCTCTGGTCAGAATCTCGTTTTGCTGTTTCTAAGTATTTTGTATTTGCAATTGAATGTTTTGAATCACTAACACTAGAATCCATTTTCTGAAGCGTCTGAATGCCAAATGTGCTTGAGTTTTCCTGAGCCACCTTTTCCAAATTAGTGTCATTCGTAATATCAATAACACATTTTGGTGTGGGTGGTCTGGATATGAACTTCTCCTTTGGTAACAATTCCACTGTATGTGTTTTTTCCATATTGCATTCCTGAAGAAGTAAATCATTGGGATTACGATCAGAAAGTGTGGCCTGTTCTGATGAGTGGATAATCATTTTTCCTTGAAGCTGAGAGTCAACAGACTTCTGCTTTTCTGCTTCTTcgtgttttttttcttcctgtatttgATCCCAGGGAGGCTGGCTATCTATTGGTgtctcttctcctgccttctcattATTCTgggattttccttcttctccatttatctttgaagtgtttttatttttcaactcagTCTCTGGCTTCTGCTCTGAGGAATTATTTATTATTCTCTTATTTGAATTTTCTGAGTCACTACTCTCAGAAAAGTCTGAAACATTGTCAGTTCGTAGTCTTTTCATATTTagtttcttttcatcctcttcaggtttccttcttttattcattaactgtttgtttttacctttaggattttctgtaagattttaaaaaaagaagagttttatttttcacatcaatattaaataagtatattttaaatgcatttttgttttatttgttctcaTTCCCCTATAAAGAAGTGGGTCTTACCTCCTCGTGCTATATAATCATATTTTTCCTCCTTCATCTTCTCTTCATCTGGTATACTGCTATCTGAGCCCTTCCTCTTATTTGGACGGATATttctttgttgctgttgctgGTGTGTATTCTGTTTTGGTACAGCAGCTTGAGAGTTCATTGCTGGTCTGGGACTATTTGCTCGGGCACGTGTATAATGACTCTAAAAGTAACCAATATAACAGTTATTGTTTACTACTTGATCCTATGCAATCtcggaaaatattttaaaataatccatcACTAACAATATACATACGTGAACAACGTTGCTATTTTGACTGGCACGAGACCTTCGCCGTGATGTAATGCCAATATTTTCACCTTTTAATAAAGAGTGAACAACATCATCTAGAAAGGTCATTTGAACCATAGAAGGATCGACATTCTGTGGTTCTAGTACCTAATCCATGAcacaaaacaagaacaaaaattaaaTCCAATCAGCTAGCCAATGAGATATTAGGTACAATTTCCTTACTGAGTAGAAATGTTCAGAAATCACTTTGGGATCTCTAATTTATAAGATACTCTCAGACTTACAATAAagcaattttaattattaaagataaaattaccTTTTTAACCTTCTGAAACCTACTGTTTCATTTGCCAACCAAAAATTAGAAAGCAAATATATCTACCGCAAGCACACCTTGAAAAGCAAGGATAAGAATTAAAAGTATAATGCCAAGtcataaaatgcattttaaaaataggaagtaATCTTCAAAAAGcagctataaaataaaactaagaagaCAGAGCTTCGGAAGAAGAAAAGGACCAAAAttgtgtaaataaataataatgataattttaagaAGCAAGCTAAAGAAAGaactattttaaaatctaaaggcAACTTTGCACTTCACTTAGAGGTCAAAGTTTGCCacctttttaggaaaaaaagttaaacacaattaaacaatataatttatttagcattttgacTAAAATTTTAACCAAAGCATTTGAATTGTTTATATAAAGGGGCTCTTATTTATTCAGATACCCTCCACAATTCACTCAGGTAGGAAGGTATAAACATCTATTTTTTTCAGGTAAATAAACTACacctttaaaagatttaaaaatcggggccagctcggtggcgcagtggttaggttcgcacgttctgcttctcggtggcctggggttcgccggttcggatcccaggtgtggacatggcactgcttggcatgccatgctgtggtaggcgtcccacatataaagtagaggaagatgggcacggatgttagctcagggccaggcttcctcagcaaaaagaggaggactgccagtagttagctcagggctaatcttcctcaaaaaaaaaaaaaaaaaaaaaaagagaaaaaaaaagatttaaaaaccaGGATTTTTCAGACTGGTATTTAAAACTCCACATGAAATTTGTATCCCTAATATACTATACTTACCATAAAAATTAAGGGAGCATACCAACTCTCAAATTTGATGTGAAAAGAACTACAGTGTATGTTAAAGTTTTCATCAGTGAAAAGAAACCATTTGGGAAATACTTTTATTACTGGAGAGACAAAAAAGCTgaatctttaagaaagaaaattttagctTACCTAAGGATAAAAAAGAAGACTAATTAATTAAAACAGTTTGATGCCTTTACTTAAGGGACTAATTTTATCAGTGTTGAAATAAATTTGGCATCGCTATCTCTCTGTGACCTGAAGTGACCTCTATCTAATATCAGATACACTTAAACTTATTAGGATTATTTGACTA from Equus asinus isolate D_3611 breed Donkey chromosome 2, EquAss-T2T_v2, whole genome shotgun sequence includes these protein-coding regions:
- the JMJD1C gene encoding probable JmjC domain-containing histone demethylation protein 2C isoform X4 encodes the protein MNSQAAVPKQNTHQQQQQRNIRPNKRKGSDSSIPDEEKMKEEKYDYIARGENPKGKNKQLMNKRRKPEEDEKKLNMKRLRTDNVSDFSESSDSENSNKRIINNSSEQKPETELKNKNTSKINGEEGKSQNNEKAGEETPIDSQPPWDQIQEEKKHEEAEKQKSVDSQLQGKMIIHSSEQATLSDRNPNDLLLQECNMEKTHTVELLPKEKFISRPPTPKCVIDITNDTNLEKVAQENSSTFGIQTLQKMDSSVSDSKHSIANTKYLETAKRDSDQSWVSDVVKVDLTQSNVRNACSGNDHLNMEKEKNQYVSYMSSLNTVSVMEDKLHKRSPPPETIKSKLNTSVDAHKTKSNPSPEAIKPKITHSPDSVKTKATYVNSQAAVERRLASKIEHELSRCSFHPVPIRGTTLETTKSPLIIDKNEHFTVYRDPALIGSETGGNHISPFLNQHPFPLHSSSHRTCLNPGTHHPALSPAPHLLAGSSSQTPLPTINTHPLTSGPHHSVHHPHLLPTVLPGVPTASLLGGHPRLETAHANSLSHLALAHQQQQQLLQHQSPHLLGQAHPSASYNQLGLYPIIWQYPNGTHAYSGLGLPSSKWVHPENAVNAESSLRRNSPSPWLHQPTPVTSADGIGLLSHIPVRPSSAEPHRPLKITAHSSPPLTKTLVDHHKEELERKAFIEPLRSVASTSVKNDLDLNRSQTGKDSHLHRHFVDPVLNQLQRPSQETGERVNKYKEEHRRILQESIDVAPFTTKIKGLEGERENYSRVAASSSSPKSHVIKQDKDVECSVSDLYKMKHSVPQSLPQSNYFTTLSNSVVNEPPRSYPSKEVSNIYTEKQSNTLAAAANPQTLTSFISSLSKPPPLIKHQPESEGLVGKIPEHLSHQIASHSVTTFRNDCNRSPTHLSVSSTNTLRSMPALHRAPVFHPPIHHSLERKESSYSSLSPPTLTPVMPVNAGGKVQESQKPPTLIPEPKDSQGNFKSSEKSLTEMWKSNNNLSKEKAEWHVEKSSGKSQAAMASVIVRPPSSTKVDGMPAMQLASKDRVSERSSTGANQTDCLKPAEAGEAGRIILPSVNSDSAHIKSEKNFQAVSQGSIPSSVMSAVNIMCNTETDVCTSAATTTSVSSWGGSEIIYSLSNTVLASKSLECTSSKSVSHSVSQTQECKVSTTAPVTPSSSKTGSAVQPSSGFSGTTDFIHLKKHKAALAAAQYKSSNVSETEPNALKNQTSSASLLLDSTVVCSTINKANSVGNGQVSQTSQPNYHTKLKKAWLTRHSEEDKNTNKTENSGNSVSEIIKPCSVNLIASTSNDIQNSVDSKIIVDKYIKDDKINRRKAKRTYESGSESGDSDESESKSEQRTKRQPKPTYKKKQNDLQKRKAEIEEDLKPNGVLSRSAKEKSKLKLQSNSNSAGIPRSVLKDWRKVKKLKQTGESFLQDDSCCEIGPNLQKCRECRLIRSKKGEEPSHSPVFCRFYYFRRLSFSKNGVVRIDGFSSPDQYDDEAMSLWTHENYEDDELDIETSKYILDIIGDKFCQLVTSEKTALSWVKKDAKIAWKRAVRGVREMCDACEATLFNIHWVCQKCGFVVCLDCYKAKERKSSRDKELYAWMKCVKGQPHDHKHLMPTQIIPGSVLTDLLDAMHTLREKYGIKSHCHCTNKQNIQVGNFPTMNGVSQVLQNVLNHSNKISLCMPESQQQNTPQKSESNGNSSPASDISTDSKLTPPESQSPLHWLADLAEQKAREEKKENKDLALEKQIKEEGEQDNPDSPNSRTSPPVSQNNEQGSTLRDLLTTTAGKLRVGSTDAGIAFAPVYSMGTPSGKTGRTMPNILDDIIASVVENKIPPNKASKINVKPELKEEPKESRKSAMDENNKLYSDIPHSWICEKHILWLKDYKNINNWKLFREFWKHGQPAVVSGVHKKMNTSLWKAESISLDFGDHQADLLNCKDSIISNANVKEFWDGFEEVSKRQKTKSGETVVLKLKDCPSGEDFKTMMPARYEDLLKSLPLPEYCNPEGKFNLASHLPGFFVRPDLGPRLCSAYGVAAAKDHDIGTTNLHVEVSDVVNILVYVGIAKGNGVLSKTGILKKFEEEDLDDILRKRLKDSSEIPGALWHIYAGKDIDKIREFLQKISKEQGLEVLPEHDPIRDQSWYVNRKLRQRLLEEYGVRTCTLIQFLGDAVVLPAGALHQVQNFHSCIQVTEDFVSPEHLVQSFHLTQELRLLKEEINYDDKLQVKNILYHAVKEMVRSLKIHEDELEDTEEN
- the JMJD1C gene encoding probable JmjC domain-containing histone demethylation protein 2C isoform X3; the encoded protein is MTAMAVETRPELVGKRFLCVAVGDEAYVEFDDLEWDKREWVKVYEDFSAFLVEYHLIWARRNSPSQTQGSKSKQIQWPALTFKPLVEKSIPSSITAVEFLVDKQLDFLTEDSAFQPYQDDIDSLNPVLRDNPQLQEEVKVWVKEQKVQEIFMQGPYSLNGYRVKVYRQDSATQWFTGIITHHDLFTRTMIVMNDQVLEPQNVDPSMVQMTFLDDVVHSLLKGENIGITSRRRSRASQNSNVVHSHYTRARANSPRPAMNSQAAVPKQNTHQQQQQRNIRPNKRKGSDSSIPDEEKMKEEKYDYIARGENPKGKNKQLMNKRRKPEEDEKKLNMKRLRTDNVSDFSESSDSENSNKRIINNSSEQKPETELKNKNTSKINGEEGKSQNNEKAGEETPIDSQPPWDQIQEEKKHEEAEKQKSVDSQLQGKMIIHSSEQATLSDRNPNDLLLQECNMEKTHTVELLPKEKFISRPPTPKCVIDITNDTNLEKVAQENSSTFGIQTLQKMDSSVSDSKHSIANTKYLETAKRDSDQSWVSDVVKVDLTQSNVRNACSGNDHLNMEKEKNQYVSYMSSLNTVSVMEDKLHKRSPPPETIKSKLNTSVDAHKTKSNPSPEAIKPKITHSPDSVKTKATYVNSQAAVERRLASKIEHELSRCSFHPVPIRGTTLETTKSPLIIDKNEHFTVYRDPALIGSETGGNHISPFLNQHPFPLHSSSHRTCLNPGTHHPALSPAPHLLAGSSSQTPLPTINTHPLTSGPHHSVHHPHLLPTVLPGVPTASLLGGHPRLETAHANSLSHLALAHQQQQQLLQHQSPHLLGQAHPSASYNQLGLYPIIWQYPNGTHAYSGLGLPSSKWVHPENAVNAESSLRRNSPSPWLHQPTPVTSADGIGLLSHIPVRPSSAEPHRPLKITAHSSPPLTKTLVDHHKEELERKAFIEPLRSVASTSVKNDLDLNRSQTGKDSHLHRHFVDPVLNQLQRPSQETGERVNKYKEEHRRILQESIDVAPFTTKIKGLEGERENYSRVAASSSSPKSHVIKQDKDVECSVSDLYKMKHSVPQSLPQSNYFTTLSNSVVNEPPRSYPSKEVSNIYTEKQSNTLAAAANPQTLTSFISSLSKPPPLIKHQPESEGLVGKIPEHLSHQIASHSVTTFRNDCNRSPTHLSVSSTNTLRSMPALHRAPVFHPPIHHSLERKESSYSSLSPPTLTPVMPVNAGGKVQESQKPPTLIPEPKDSQGNFKSSEKSLTEMWKSNNNLSKEKAEWHVEKSSGKSQAAMASVIVRPPSSTKVDGMPAMQLASKDRVSERSSTGANQTDCLKPAEAGEAGRIILPSVNSDSAHIKSEKNFQAVSQGSIPSSVMSAVNIMCNTETDVCTSAATTTSVSSWGGSEIIYSLSNTVLASKSLECTSSKSVSHSVSQTQECKVSTTAPVTPSSSKTGSAVQPSSGFSGTTDFIHLKKHKAALAAAQYKSSNVSETEPNALKNQTSSASLLLDSTVVCSTINKANSVGNGQVSQTSQPNYHTKLKKAWLTRHSEEDKNTNKTENSGNSVSEIIKPCSVNLIASTSNDIQNSVDSKIIVDKYIKDDKINRRKAKRTYESGSESGDSDESESKSEQRTKRQPKPTYKKKQNDLQKRKAEIEEDLKPNGVLSRSAKEKSKLKLQSNSNSAGIPRSVLKDWRKVKKLKQTGESFLQDDSCCEIGPNLQKCRECRLIRSKKGEEPSHSPVFCRFYYFRRLSFSKNGVVRIDGFSSPDQYDDEAMSLWTHENYEDDELDIETSKYILDIIGDKFCQLVTSEKTALSWVKKDAKIAWKRAVRGVREMCDACEATLFNIHWVCQKCGFVVCLDCYKAKERKSSRDKELYAWMKCVKGQPHDHKHLMPTQIIPGSVLTDLLDAMHTLREKYGIKSHCHCTNKQNIQVGNFPTMNGVSQVLQNVLNHSNKISLCMPESQQQNTPQKSESNGNSSPASDISTDSKLTPPESQSPLHWLADLAEQKAREEKKENKDLALEKQIKEEGEQDNPDSPNSRTSPPVSQNNEQGSTLRDLLTTTAGKLRVGSTDAGIAFAPVYSMGTPSGKTGRTMPNILDDIIASVVENKIPPNKASKINVKPELKEEPKESRKSAMDENNKLYSDIPHSWICEKHILWLKDYKNINNWKLFREFWKHGQPAVVSGVHKKMNTSLWKAESISLDFGDHQADLLNCKDSIISNANVKEFWDGFEEVSKRQKTKSGETVVLKLKDCPSGEDFKTMMPARYEDLLKSLPLPEYCNPEGKFNLASHLPGFFVRPDLGPRLCSAYGVAAAKDHDIGTTNLHVEVSDVVNILVYVGIAKGNGVLSKTGILKKFEEEDLDDILRKRLKDSSEIPGALWHIYAGKDIDKIREFLQKISKEQGLEVLPEHDPIRDQSWYVNRKLRQRLLEEYGVRTCTLIQFLGDAVVLPAGALHQVQNFHSCIQVTEDFVSPEHLVQSFHLTQELRLLKEEINYDDKLQVKNILYHAVKEMVRSLKIHEDELEDTEEN